ttagctCACTATTCAACTAATTACACCACTTACGACAGGTgaatattcaaaaagaaatcaTCTAAATTGCTTGTCTAAGTAAACAATCAGTAGTGTCCAAAAAAATCAGCTTCCTAAagtcacaaaattaaaaatgactACTGTTGCTCAGCTAGAATTGAATCTACTCTAAATTAtaactaagaaaaaaattatagagaaGTGGTTTTTCCACATTTAATGACATTTTCAAGAATCCGAGCTTCGTCTTGTATAGGAATGGTTGATGGGTCATCTTGTCCAATTCCTTTGACTCGTATGTACAGCTCTTGCCCGAGATACCAATTCTCTGCATTTTGTGATCTGAGATTCCACATTCCTTGATTGTCCAACTTCACCAATATTGCTGTCCGTGCAAGTGGATATACCTGTGCAATTTTCACAATTAGATCAACTGAGAAGTAAGAAGATGATTCACAATTATTACACATAACTTGCATAATTACAGGATGTCAGTTGCCAAACCTGGATTGTGGAGCGAGAAACAGCATCGAATAAATTATATGATTCCTTCTTACTCTCATCCCATGTTCCAAACCCCATGCTACAAATTAGATAAACCAATATTCACTATATCAGAATAGAATCACAATTTAGGTGATAATGATCTATCAACCACTACCTAAGTAGTTTGAATCATATTAAAATGCAGGATATGAGTTTCTAACATTATTAGTTATCATGGATGATATCTCATTAACCATGAAAAACCTACTAGTGAAAAAGATGCAAAACTGTCATCCCCCATTTGGCATGAACCATAATTCTTTCCATTTCAATGAGGAGAGTCCATTTCTTGGTTAAGTGGCATACAAAGTGAAACACTATTTAAAACATGACATTAGATACACATTTATAATTATGATATATGATCTAAATCATGAAAAATGGAACCATTTCAAATAAAGAGATGGCATCATCATAAAAACTATAAGCTTTTATAATTTGGATTTACAAAGGGGTTGAGAAAAGAAGGTGCCATGTTTGTATTTGTTGAAGAGGATTCTGGAGGACCACATGCACATAATCATGGTACATGGCATCAACAACTGAGGTGCCCAAAACTAGAAGAACATTGTCATTAGGTGTATCAAACATAATGTTAGGCTCAAATACATCACTAAGCCGAAAATAGTCAGCCAACTTTAAGGGAGTGTCCTGTTGTACAAATGAGACTCCATTAATTGTGTAGCGAAGCTTGTGTCCATCGAATATAACACCATTCTTTAAAATGAGTGTACGGCTGATGTTAATCTGGCCATAGTAGTAGCTTCCTTGCGGATTTGGCCATGATGCTCCCACTGATAAATTCCTCCTGTTCAAAGACCAAAAAGACATGATCTGGTTGTACTTAAAGACGAATTTTAGGACATATTACATTTTAAATCCTATAGTTTAGTTgtgtaataaattaaaactcaaagTTTTACCTGATGGATTGTGCTTGTAACATGGAGTAGGTATAGTTAAATGGAGTTGGTCCTGGGGAAATTGGGCCCAAAGGATAGGCTACAGAGCCAGGGTAGCGAATGACACCAAGACCAACAAGTATATTTTCAGTAAAGCGAGAAGATGCAATGATAGGGTAGGATGTGCCATTTGTCTGGTTCTTTGCTGTGACTAAGACCGAGTAAGACTGGCCAACATGGATGTCAAGACTATCATACTCATCATCTTGAGTGGTGTAAGACCCTTCAGTCTCAACTAGCCTCATCAAATGGTCTTGAATTCTGAAATTAATGGATGTTTTCAAGCCCACGTTTGAAATTCTAAGCCTGTATGTAGCCCCTGCAATATAATGGCAACATCAACAAAATGCttgaattaaatatatataaaataaaaataaaaaaataaaaaaacacacacacacacactgaaAAACATTCATTGAACTCTAAGAATTACATTATTCTGTCCAATATAACATCCTTTGAGTACAACTACAAGCTTAACATTATCATTATAAAAAGAAGATTCCATTCCCTAACTATGTcttttgactatttttttttcctcttttgtttGGTACAATCTGTTAAATCTTTAATTTGTTAGCCACAGAAACAAACAACAATTTACCAGTTTTAGGCCTTAATTCTAACTGCATGAGAAATATGGTCCTATAGTCTTAAGGTTGAACTATGTGAggctaaaaatacaaatatacaagtGGGAAATATAACTGATAAACACTACTTATTCATCACTTTAAATTTGACTATTTAAGCCTTTcgaaaaagaaattcttaacaAATATAATGATTCTTTAGTATAAACTCCCTACCACTTTTCCAATATATGTATTCCCTATAAAGTTTCAAAAACATATTACATGGAAGGAAATTTAACCTAAATTTCCTAAgggttgtgtttggatttgtgtttggatttaagAATTTAAAATCAAGAGATTTGTACTCAAATAAAAACACTTGTAATACTCCGGTACTAATAAAGTTCAAA
This DNA window, taken from Quercus robur chromosome 2, dhQueRobu3.1, whole genome shotgun sequence, encodes the following:
- the LOC126694987 gene encoding LOW QUALITY PROTEIN: monocopper oxidase-like protein SKU5 (The sequence of the model RefSeq protein was modified relative to this genomic sequence to represent the inferred CDS: substituted 1 base at 1 genomic stop codon) codes for the protein MTLIKPLRFITLTFLYFVTVSTMLVYPSDPEIFFDWTVSYTQRAPLGVNKQVIVINDQLPGPLLNVTTDNVVHINIHNNLTDPFLMTWNGVQLRRNSWQDGVQGTNCPILPGQNWTYHFQVKDQIGSFFYFPSLHFQKAAGGFGAIQVNNRAVIPIPFSLPYQDFDVLIGDXYNADYQVCLDVGNGLPMPDGILINGLGPNEATFDFQPGATYRLRISNVGLKTSINFRIQDHLMRLVETEGSYTTQDDEYDSLDIHVGQSYSVLVTAKNQTNGTSYPIIASSRFTENILVGLGVIRYPGSVAYPLGPISPGPTPFNYTYSMLQAQSIRRNLSVGASWPNPQGSYYYGQINISRTLILKNGVIFDGHKLRYTINGVSFVQQDTPLKLADYFRLSDVFEPNIMFDTPNDNVLLVLGTSVVDAMYHDYVHVVLQNPLQQIQTWHLLFSTPFMGFGTWDESKKESYNLFDAVSRSTIQVYPLARTAILVKLDNQGMWNLRSQNAENWYLGQELYIRVKGIGQDDPSTIPIQDEARILENVIKCGKTTSL